A genomic window from Bacillota bacterium includes:
- a CDS encoding 3-phosphoglycerate dehydrogenase, with amino-acid sequence MLVACLNNISQIGLDKLSKTYQVTTSVEDASLLLVRSFNMLEMDVNQNVLAIARAGAGVNNIPLEKMAKQGIVVFNTPGANSNGVKELVIAGLLLASRDIISGVNWVKAHNDDELILKSIEKAKQAFGGTEILGKTIGVIGLGAVGGKVAQACFDLGMNVIGYDPFLSEEARVLLPQEINIVSTLDEVYFNSDFISLHLPLLDSTKHMINKNVFAKMKKGLTILNFSRDQLVDDDQLKTAMEQGIIHKYVTDFPNYKTSNMENVICIPHLGASTVESEDNCAVMAVLELRKFIEEGNIEHSVNFPNLDAGVKTSKGRVLLLHQAKELINEFMSVLSKTSSSNEVINLVIKTKGNYGATLIDLSQEISEETLNAFMGIEGVIKVRII; translated from the coding sequence ATGTTAGTTGCTTGTTTAAATAATATCTCACAAATAGGACTTGATAAATTATCAAAAACTTATCAAGTAACTACAAGCGTAGAAGACGCAAGTCTTTTACTTGTTCGAAGCTTTAACATGTTAGAAATGGATGTTAACCAAAATGTCTTAGCAATTGCTAGAGCCGGAGCTGGAGTGAATAATATTCCTCTAGAAAAAATGGCAAAACAAGGAATCGTTGTATTTAATACACCAGGAGCTAATAGCAATGGCGTAAAAGAACTAGTCATCGCAGGACTCTTACTTGCTTCAAGAGATATTATTTCTGGAGTAAACTGGGTCAAAGCACATAATGACGATGAACTCATTTTAAAATCCATTGAAAAGGCAAAACAAGCATTTGGTGGAACCGAAATTTTAGGAAAAACCATTGGCGTAATTGGACTTGGAGCAGTGGGTGGAAAAGTAGCACAAGCTTGTTTTGATTTAGGAATGAATGTGATTGGATATGATCCTTTCTTAAGCGAAGAAGCAAGAGTTTTATTACCACAAGAAATCAATATTGTATCTACACTAGATGAAGTATATTTTAACTCTGATTTTATCAGTCTTCATTTACCTTTACTCGATTCAACCAAACACATGATTAATAAAAACGTATTTGCGAAAATGAAAAAAGGATTAACCATCTTGAATTTTAGTCGAGATCAATTAGTAGACGATGATCAATTAAAAACAGCGATGGAGCAAGGCATCATCCATAAATATGTAACGGATTTTCCAAACTATAAAACGTCTAATATGGAAAACGTTATTTGCATTCCTCATCTAGGTGCTTCCACAGTCGAATCTGAAGACAATTGTGCAGTGATGGCTGTCTTAGAGTTAAGAAAATTTATCGAAGAGGGAAACATTGAACATTCTGTGAATTTTCCAAATCTAGATGCTGGAGTGAAAACATCAAAGGGTAGAGTACTCTTACTTCATCAAGCAAAAGAACTGATTAATGAATTCATGAGTGTTCTTTCCAAAACGTCTTCTAGTAATGAAGTAATTAATTTAGTTATCAAAACTAAAGGAAACTATGGTGCGACTCTTATCGATTTAAGTCAAGAGATTTCAGAAGAAACCTTAAACGCCTTTATGGGCATTGAAGGTGTAATAAAAGTAAGAATAATCTAA
- the serC gene encoding 3-phosphoserine/phosphohydroxythreonine transaminase, giving the protein MKRIYNFSAGPAVLPEPVLQQAADEMLCYQDTGMSVMEMSHRSKAFEAILDTAILDLKKLMNVPDNYKILFLQGGGHTQFSMVPMNLLKKGKADYIVTGEWAKKAFAEAKKYGEITKIASSEDKTFSYIPNLDHLPISEDADYVYICENNTIYGTKFNTLPDTLGKVLVSDMSSCILSEPVDVSKYGLIFAGAQKNIGPAGTVIVIIREDLITEAVFPNTPTMLQYKIHADKNSMYNTPPTYGIYICGLVFKWLLNLGGLDAMKKINQEKAGLLYDFLDQSHLFKGTVAKEDRSLMNVTFVTGNTEIDSLFVKEAELAGFENLKGHRSVGGMRASIYNAMPLEGVKALISFMKKFEEEHKSC; this is encoded by the coding sequence ATGAAACGAATTTATAATTTTTCTGCTGGGCCTGCGGTATTACCAGAGCCTGTGTTACAACAAGCAGCTGATGAAATGTTATGTTACCAAGATACAGGTATGTCTGTTATGGAAATGAGTCATAGATCTAAAGCTTTTGAAGCCATTTTAGACACGGCCATTTTAGATTTAAAGAAATTAATGAATGTTCCAGACAACTACAAAATACTATTTTTACAAGGTGGAGGTCATACCCAATTTTCAATGGTTCCCATGAACCTTTTAAAAAAGGGAAAAGCAGATTACATCGTAACTGGTGAATGGGCTAAAAAAGCCTTTGCTGAAGCGAAAAAATATGGAGAAATCACAAAAATTGCTTCAAGCGAAGACAAAACATTCTCTTATATTCCAAATTTAGATCACTTACCTATTTCAGAAGATGCAGATTACGTTTATATCTGTGAGAACAATACCATTTATGGAACCAAATTTAATACATTACCAGATACCTTAGGAAAAGTATTGGTTTCAGATATGTCTTCTTGTATTTTATCAGAACCAGTTGATGTCTCAAAATACGGATTAATCTTTGCAGGAGCTCAAAAAAATATTGGTCCTGCTGGAACCGTCATCGTCATCATTCGTGAAGATTTAATTACAGAAGCAGTCTTTCCAAATACACCAACCATGTTACAATACAAAATTCATGCGGATAAAAATTCGATGTACAATACTCCTCCAACTTATGGCATCTATATTTGTGGACTTGTCTTCAAATGGCTATTAAATCTTGGTGGACTAGATGCGATGAAAAAGATTAACCAAGAAAAAGCAGGATTGTTATATGACTTCTTAGATCAAAGCCATTTATTTAAAGGAACTGTTGCCAAAGAAGATCGTTCGTTAATGAATGTAACGTTTGTAACTGGAAACACCGAAATAGATAGTTTGTTTGTAAAAGAAGCAGAACTTGCAGGATTTGAAAACTTAAAAGGACACCGCTCAGTAGGTGGCATGAGAGCATCGATTTATAATGCTATGCCTCTTGAAGGCGTGAAAGCTTTAATTTCCTTCATGAAAAAATTTGAAGAGGAACACAAATCATGTTAG
- a CDS encoding DUF1015 domain-containing protein — translation MAYVKTPKILLPKAGIDLTKWAVIACDQFTSEPEYWNTLKQFVDGVPSTYHLILPEVFLQKDAYIQINQVNHNMEKYLTHHLFDEEECMILVERKTPFTSRRLGLVLMIDLDEYVYEEGKVSKIVASEKTVKERIPPRVKIRENAPIESPHVLVLIDDLEDRIIEELYLSKEHYPIVYDFELNMSGGHLKGYKIKDTDSIISKLETNLDEIKMIVGDGNHSLASAKVCWETIKSTLTEEEKILHPQRFALVEVISLYDDGLTFEPIHRVLFHPDADFIPKLTNALDGEESLSIIEKNKTHYVKVPDNPFTTIKLIQDFLDEYLEQHPETKIDFVHGLDSLKTVVKENPGSIGITFPPLKRDELFPYVKLHGVLPRKSFSLGEAREKRYYMECRKIQKGE, via the coding sequence ATGGCATATGTAAAAACCCCCAAAATACTTCTTCCTAAAGCAGGAATCGATCTAACAAAATGGGCCGTTATTGCATGTGATCAATTCACGAGTGAACCTGAGTACTGGAATACATTAAAACAATTTGTGGATGGCGTGCCATCCACTTATCACCTTATACTGCCAGAAGTCTTTTTACAAAAAGATGCCTATATTCAAATCAATCAAGTCAATCACAATATGGAAAAGTATTTGACTCATCATTTATTTGATGAAGAAGAATGCATGATCTTAGTGGAACGCAAAACGCCTTTTACTAGTCGAAGACTTGGACTTGTTTTAATGATTGATTTAGATGAATACGTTTACGAAGAAGGCAAAGTTTCCAAAATTGTTGCTTCTGAAAAAACGGTTAAAGAAAGAATTCCGCCTCGTGTAAAAATTAGAGAAAATGCACCGATTGAATCTCCACACGTTCTAGTATTAATCGATGACTTAGAAGATAGAATTATCGAAGAACTTTATCTTTCGAAAGAACATTATCCAATCGTCTACGATTTTGAATTAAATATGAGTGGTGGGCATTTAAAAGGCTATAAAATTAAAGACACGGATTCAATTATATCAAAATTAGAAACCAACTTAGATGAAATCAAAATGATAGTAGGCGACGGGAATCATTCCTTAGCGAGTGCAAAAGTTTGTTGGGAAACGATTAAAAGTACATTAACAGAAGAAGAAAAAATTCTTCACCCTCAAAGATTTGCTTTAGTTGAAGTCATTAGTTTATACGATGATGGTCTGACTTTTGAACCCATTCACAGGGTGCTTTTTCACCCTGATGCTGATTTTATTCCAAAACTTACCAATGCGCTAGATGGAGAAGAATCTCTTTCCATTATTGAAAAGAACAAAACGCATTATGTTAAAGTACCAGACAATCCTTTTACGACTATAAAACTTATTCAAGATTTTTTAGATGAGTATTTAGAACAACACCCTGAAACAAAGATTGATTTTGTTCACGGACTTGATAGCCTTAAAACAGTAGTAAAAGAAAACCCAGGAAGCATTGGTATCACCTTCCCTCCACTTAAAAGGGATGAATTGTTTCCTTATGTTAAATTACATGGTGTTCTTCCAAGAAAATCTTTTTCACTTGGAGAAGCCAGAGAAAAAAGATACTACATGGAATGTCGAAAGATTCAAAAAGGAGAGTAA